The Catenulispora sp. MAP5-51 genome has a window encoding:
- a CDS encoding lamin tail domain-containing protein — MSRTRSLTAMAVSASTVAAVLLLPSAHATVSTDVVVNEVYGGGGNSGATLKNDFIELRNDGSAAVSLASWSVQYISAAPGATTTWQVTNLTGSIAPGATYLIGEAAGTGGTADLPTPDATGAINLSGTAGTVALVTSQTALTCKTAADCAADASIKDLVGYGTAVIHEGSADAPAASNTTSVARDASGTDTDQNGADFTAGAPTPTPGGSGTGGGSTPGPLRIHDITGTTWISPLNGQSVSNVPGIVTAVRTSGTKGFWVQDPNPDANPATSEGIFVYTSSAPTVAAGDSVLVSGKVQNYYPLASGDTTATTSNLSVTEIGTATVTKLSSGNPLPAPIVLNASDVPATYAPDLGGANIESTPITPTRSVLDYYRSIEGMRAEVDDVRVIGPSDKYGEQYVTVKPTEAATYRGGSELLGENQTPSGRLEIVPADGSNPQVTVGDTFGGATVGPIDYSQYGGFLLAAATLGAVQHGSLAPVVATPASAKQLSIATYNVENLAPSDPDTKYQALAAGVVKNLAQPDIISLEEIQDNSGATDDGTVAADQTIGKLTAAIVAAGGPQYSYREIDPANDQDGGQPGGNIRTVFLYNPARVSFVDSGAATVNRTTTSTQVVTKHGEPALTLSPGRIDPANPVWNSSRKPLVGQFRFRNQDVFVIANHLDAKLGDQNQDGRFQFPAQSSALQRAGQAQVEHDFIQKLLDVDKHADIVSLGDLNDYQFSPALNSLRTGTSDGTGPSILTDLISTLPANQQYTYDYEGVSEVLDHILVSKGIKDYSYQVVHVNSEFANQTSDHDPQVVEFKP; from the coding sequence TGCTGCCGTCGGCGCATGCGACGGTGTCGACCGACGTCGTCGTGAACGAGGTGTACGGCGGCGGTGGAAACTCCGGCGCCACGTTGAAGAACGACTTCATCGAGCTGCGCAATGACGGCTCGGCGGCGGTTTCGCTGGCTTCGTGGTCGGTGCAGTACATCTCGGCTGCGCCGGGGGCGACTACCACGTGGCAGGTCACCAACCTGACCGGGAGCATCGCGCCGGGGGCCACCTACCTGATCGGTGAGGCGGCCGGGACCGGGGGGACCGCTGACCTGCCGACGCCGGATGCCACCGGGGCGATCAACCTGTCCGGTACCGCGGGCACCGTCGCGCTGGTCACCTCGCAGACCGCGCTCACGTGCAAGACGGCCGCCGACTGCGCGGCCGATGCGAGCATCAAGGACCTGGTCGGCTATGGCACCGCCGTGATCCACGAGGGCAGTGCGGACGCCCCGGCGGCCAGCAACACCACTTCGGTGGCGCGCGATGCCTCCGGCACGGACACCGACCAGAACGGTGCCGACTTCACCGCCGGTGCGCCGACGCCGACGCCGGGGGGCTCCGGGACCGGCGGCGGTTCGACGCCGGGTCCGCTGCGGATCCACGACATCACCGGGACCACCTGGATCTCGCCGTTGAACGGCCAGTCGGTGTCCAACGTGCCCGGCATCGTGACGGCTGTGCGGACCAGTGGCACCAAGGGCTTCTGGGTCCAGGACCCGAATCCGGACGCCAACCCGGCGACCAGCGAGGGCATCTTCGTCTACACCAGCTCGGCGCCGACCGTCGCGGCCGGGGACTCGGTCCTGGTCTCCGGCAAGGTGCAGAACTACTACCCGCTGGCCAGCGGGGACACCACGGCGACCACCTCGAACCTGTCGGTCACCGAGATCGGTACGGCCACGGTCACCAAGCTCAGCAGCGGGAACCCGCTGCCGGCGCCGATCGTGCTGAACGCCTCGGACGTCCCGGCCACCTACGCGCCGGATCTGGGCGGGGCGAACATCGAGTCGACGCCGATCACCCCGACGCGCTCGGTGCTCGACTACTACCGCTCCATCGAGGGCATGCGCGCCGAGGTCGACGACGTGCGCGTGATCGGCCCCTCGGACAAGTACGGCGAGCAGTACGTCACCGTGAAGCCGACCGAGGCAGCCACCTACCGCGGCGGTTCGGAGCTGCTCGGCGAGAACCAGACGCCCTCGGGCCGCCTGGAGATCGTCCCCGCGGACGGCAGCAACCCGCAGGTGACGGTCGGGGACACCTTCGGCGGTGCGACCGTCGGCCCGATCGACTACTCGCAGTACGGCGGCTTCCTGCTCGCGGCCGCCACGCTGGGCGCCGTGCAGCACGGCAGCCTGGCTCCGGTCGTGGCCACCCCGGCCTCGGCCAAGCAGCTGTCGATCGCCACGTACAACGTGGAGAACCTGGCGCCGTCCGACCCGGACACCAAGTACCAGGCGCTGGCGGCCGGCGTGGTGAAGAACCTGGCGCAGCCGGACATCATCTCCCTGGAGGAGATCCAGGACAACAGCGGCGCCACCGACGACGGCACCGTGGCGGCCGACCAGACCATCGGCAAGCTGACCGCCGCGATCGTCGCCGCCGGCGGCCCGCAGTACAGCTACCGGGAGATCGACCCGGCCAACGACCAGGACGGCGGCCAGCCCGGCGGCAACATCCGCACCGTGTTCCTGTACAACCCGGCGCGGGTGAGCTTCGTCGACTCCGGTGCCGCGACCGTGAATCGCACCACCACGAGCACGCAGGTGGTGACCAAGCACGGCGAGCCCGCGCTGACGCTGTCCCCGGGCCGCATCGACCCGGCGAACCCGGTGTGGAACTCCAGCCGCAAGCCGCTGGTCGGCCAGTTCCGCTTCCGGAACCAGGACGTCTTCGTCATCGCCAACCACCTCGACGCCAAGCTCGGCGACCAGAACCAGGACGGCCGCTTCCAGTTCCCGGCGCAGTCCTCGGCCCTGCAGCGCGCCGGCCAGGCCCAGGTGGAGCACGACTTCATCCAGAAGCTGCTCGACGTGGACAAGCACGCCGACATCGTCTCCCTCGGCGACCTGAACGACTACCAGTTCAGCCCGGCGCTCAACTCGCTGCGCACCGGCACCTCCGACGGCACCGGCCCGTCGATCCTGACCGACCTGATCAGCACCCTGCCGGCCAATCAGCAGTACACGTACGACTACGAGGGCGTTTCCGAGGTCCTGGACCACATCCTGGTCAGCAAGGGGATCAAGGACTACTCCTACCAGGTGGTCCACGTGAACTCGGAGTTCGCGAACCAGACGAGCGACCACGACCCGCAGGTCGTGGAGTTCAAGCCGTAG